The Planctomycetota bacterium genome window below encodes:
- the raiA gene encoding ribosome-associated translation inhibitor RaiA, whose product MPIQVFAHHMQLPDDLRARVVEKAQHIRRIFDGVVTVHVTLDAEKERRLVEVVANVSHGAPVVARVTTQNLAEAIELAFDKAEAQLRKHKDRIRDHRPREHGVEVPPPTSPDADEEAGEEPAGKC is encoded by the coding sequence GTGCCAATCCAGGTGTTTGCACACCATATGCAGTTGCCCGACGATCTCCGCGCGCGTGTGGTCGAGAAGGCACAGCACATCCGGCGAATCTTCGACGGCGTAGTCACGGTGCACGTGACACTGGACGCGGAGAAGGAGCGTCGGCTGGTGGAGGTGGTGGCCAACGTGAGCCACGGTGCGCCGGTGGTCGCTCGGGTGACCACGCAGAACTTGGCGGAGGCCATCGAACTGGCCTTCGACAAGGCTGAAGCTCAGCTTCGCAAGCACAAGGACAGGATTCGCGACCACAGGCCGCGCGAACATGGTGTGGAGGTTCCACCGCCCACGTCTCCCGACGCAGATGAGGAGGCGGGTGAGGAGCCAGCAGGCAAGTGTTAG
- a CDS encoding HPr family phosphocarrier protein, producing the protein MAEPEQAPYAAALVCVEQEVEIPNPQGIHARPATLIAKTAAPFKSQVTLRRDDASANAKSTIQVLTLAAEQGAKVTVHACGEDAQQAVEALVALVRRGFDEM; encoded by the coding sequence ATGGCCGAACCGGAGCAGGCGCCGTATGCCGCGGCACTGGTGTGCGTTGAGCAGGAGGTGGAAATCCCCAATCCGCAGGGGATCCACGCCCGGCCTGCCACGCTGATCGCGAAGACAGCGGCGCCCTTCAAGAGCCAGGTGACTTTGCGCCGCGACGATGCGAGCGCCAATGCGAAGAGCACCATCCAGGTGCTCACGCTCGCGGCCGAGCAGGGGGCGAAGGTGACGGTGCACGCCTGTGGCGAGGACGCGCAACAGGCGGTCGAGGCCCTTGTCGCCCTCGTGCGTCGCGGCTTCGACGAAATGTAG